The sequence CGAGAGCCGCACGTACACCCGGCCGTCACCCACGACCGCCTGCCGCAGCAGCGCCTCGGCCTCGTCGGGGTGGCCCGGCACCAGCACGGTCCAGTCGTCGAGCGTGTCCAGGAGCGCCACATCACCCGGGGACATATGGGTGAAACCTCCGGCCGGCCAGTCGTAGGAGGCTCCGGCGCTGACCAGGACCGCACCCACGCCCTGATGCCCGAGGTCCAGCTTGACCTGCTCGAACGGCCTCTCCACCAGGAAGCTCGCGAAGGTGTGGATGAGGGGCCGCATCCCGGTCAGCGCCATCCCGGCGCCCGCTCCGATCAGCAGCTGCTCCCGGATGCCCACGTTGATCACCCGGTCCGGATGGGCCCGCTGGGCGGCGTCGAAGCCGTCGCGGCTGATCTCGGCCAGTACGACGGCCAGCCGCGGGTCCTCGTCCAGGAGCTGTGAGGTGGTGGCGATGAAGCGGTCACGCATGGTGTCCATGGGGATGTTCCTCCGTTGTCGCTGGTCTTCGCGCCGGTCCGGGCGCAGCCGGACCGACGGCTCGTGCACGCGTCGCTCGTGGGATGTCAGGGCTTGGGTTCCACGCGGGCGACCACGGCCAGGGGCCGCCCCGGGTGCGGCGTGGTGAACGCCTCGTACAGCGCCTCGTGATCCCGCCCGTCCACGGTCACCGCCGACCATCCGGCGGCCTCGAACCGGGCGGTGATGCCACCGGGCAGCGCGTGGGTCGCGGAGGCGTTGTCGATCACCAGGGTGTGCAGCTGCTCCAGCCCGGCGGGACCGGCGTAGGCGATCGCCTCGTGGTTGCTGCCCTCGTCCAGCTCCGCGTCCCCGACCAGCACCCACACCCGCGGATCGGTGAGCCCCTGGGCCCGCAGCCCCAGCACGCTCCCCACGGCCAGCGGAAGCCCGTGGCCCAGCGACCCGCTGCCGATCTCCGCGCCCGGCACCAGCAGCCGGTCCGGGTGGTGCCCCAGCGGCGAGTCGTAGGACCCGAAGCCGGGCAGCAGTTCCTCGCCGAAGAATCCGCGCGCCGCGAGAACGGCGTAGTACGCCATCGGCCCGTGCCCCTTGGAGAGCAGGAAGCGGTCCCGCCCCGGGGCGTCGACGGTGTCGGGCGCGACCCGCAGCACCCGGTCGTACAGCACCCACAGGGCATCGAGCGTGGAATGGGCGGCGGGGCCGTGCTTCTCGTCGCCCGTCATCAGGCTGATCAGACGGTTCAGGTCGCGGTATCCGCGGACCGGTGCGGCAGTCGTGTGCGTCATACCCCTCAGTGTTCAACCTCGACCAAGGTTGAGGTCAAGCGTAAAGGGGTTCGTGACCACCCGCTCAAGTGCGGTATTGTTCTCATGCGCGTTCGGCCAGGGGAAAAGCCCAGGTCAAGCGGGCAACGGGACGTGGCGCAGCTTGGTAGCGCACTTGACTGGGGGTCAAGGGGTCGCAGGTTCAAATCCTGTCGTCCCGACTGGAGACAGTCGCAGATCAAGGGCCGGTTTCGGAGCAATCCGAAACCGGCCCTTGACCATTTTTGGGGACCAGTTGGGGACCAGCGAGGATCCGGCGTCCTTGACCGGGTCAGCGGGTCATGACGATGGGGCTCGGCAGTGAGCGTGGTGCGCGCAGCGCGCTGAAGTGGGCCGAGAGCGCCGCCCCGGCTGCGGTGATCTTGTGGACATCCGGGTGAAGGTAGCGCTGGGTGGTGGTCAGTGAACCGTGGCCGGCGATTCTGCGGAGGACGTGTACTTGGACCCCGGCGTCGGCGAACCAGGTCAGTCCGGTGTGCCGGAGGTCGTGGCGGCGCAGATGCTCGTAGCCGAGCTTGGTGACCACGTCGTCCCAGTGTGTGGCGTCGCGCAGGACGGCGGTGGAGATGCGTCCGCCTCGTGGGCCCGTGAACAGGCGGGCGTCGGGATTGGGGCCTGCGGACAGGATGCGCTGGGCGACGAGGGGGCGGATCTCCTCGACGATGGGAACCTTGCGGACCCGCTTGCCCTTGGTGCCCTTGTCGGTCAGTCCGCCGGGCGCGGGTGTGGTCTGACGCCGCACGGTCCAGATCCACTGGGTGGTGTCGATGTCTCCGACGCGGCAGCCTGAGATCTCGCCGATCCGTGCGGCGGTGCACGCGGCGAAGATGACCACGTC is a genomic window of Streptomyces sp. NBC_01237 containing:
- a CDS encoding transketolase family protein, with the protein product MDTMRDRFIATTSQLLDEDPRLAVVLAEISRDGFDAAQRAHPDRVINVGIREQLLIGAGAGMALTGMRPLIHTFASFLVERPFEQVKLDLGHQGVGAVLVSAGASYDWPAGGFTHMSPGDVALLDTLDDWTVLVPGHPDEAEALLRQAVVGDGRVYVRLSLQSNREGRPVGGPGFTVAREGRGGTVIAVGPMLDNVLAAVADLDVTVLYATTVRPFDAAGLRRAVGAGTGADVVIVEPYLAGTSTAAANDALAEQPHRVLGLGVGRAELRRYGQLDEHMTAHGLDPRGLRERITGFLRA
- a CDS encoding transketolase, producing the protein MTHTTAAPVRGYRDLNRLISLMTGDEKHGPAAHSTLDALWVLYDRVLRVAPDTVDAPGRDRFLLSKGHGPMAYYAVLAARGFFGEELLPGFGSYDSPLGHHPDRLLVPGAEIGSGSLGHGLPLAVGSVLGLRAQGLTDPRVWVLVGDAELDEGSNHEAIAYAGPAGLEQLHTLVIDNASATHALPGGITARFEAAGWSAVTVDGRDHEALYEAFTTPHPGRPLAVVARVEPKP